In Scytonema millei VB511283, the genomic window GGTTTTACCACTAAACTATGCCCGCACGCTGTTGACGATACGAGATGCCGCTACTGGAGAACTCAATTAGAATAACATAGATTTTATTGAGTTTGCACGCAGTTACTCAGCAATCGGGAAGTAGGGAGTGGTGAAGTGGCTAGCGATCGCGACTTTTCGTTCTGATTTCTGACTTCTGATAAGTCTTCCATAAGCTATTCTGGTCTTAGCTGTAGCGATCGTTTAGGATATTTGGCAGTGGGCAGCTTATATGTTTCAAAATCTTCCTCTTTGACTCCATCTAATTTTCAAGTGCTGACATCGCAACCAGGCGATCGCAACTTCCACTGGCAAGTTCGTCCTGCCGGACTGGAAGATGTGTCGAGCGTCGCAGAAATTTTGGCAGACAGTTTTCACTCTCGCGAAGGATTTTTTGGTTGGACTTACCCGTTGTTGAGGCTGGGAATTTACGAAGACATTCGCCATCGCATCCATACCACTGCCCCCCATCACGTCTGTTTAGTCGCAGTTGAAAAAACTGCACAAAATGAAAATATAGGTATCTATTCCCATGACAGTACGTTAGGTATAGCTGGAACAGTAGAACTGGCATTGCGAACAATCTCGCTGGGAACCGCTTACAGCTTTACACCCTATCGCCAAAGCTATCAATATCCCTATCTTTCAAATCTAGCCGTTCATACAACTCGTCGCCGCCAAGGAATAGCCGGGAAATTACTGCTTAGCTGCGAACAAGTTGCTAAATCTTGGGGTTTTGACGATCTATTTCTCCATGTCTTAGAAAACAATCATCAAGCACGACAACTCTATCTAAAATTGGGATATCAGTTAGAACGAATTGATACAAGTTGGAGCCATTGGCTATTTCAACAACCTCGGCAGTTACTATTACACAAGCGCCTCAAATCCAGCAATAGTACTTGAATGCGATTTTGGGACTGACAGCTAGATTGAAAACTTGACACTGGAATGACGATCTCTGACATTGAGCGGCGCAAAGCTGTCTATCCTTTCAGGTCGCTCTATCTATTCCGCCACTAGCAAAAACGATACAAATTGTAACCGCTGCCAAATAATTAAGTAAAAGTTAAAATATTCAGGCAATTCGGTATTAATTATTGCTTAAATAAATATTAGTCTCTTCTCAGCCTATAAGATTTCTGAATTTAATCTTTATTAAGGCTTTAAACTTACCTCATAGTTACTTTATATCAGCCTTTGCTAGATCAAATAGAATATGAAGCAAAATGGGTAACCAGAAGGCAAAAGTTGCGTTTTTGTTTGCTCAGTCGTCATGTTTTGGATCGAAGGGAAGGCAAAGCAGTTGGATTTGACTCCTAGCTACTCTTTATACTTACAAACCCACAGAAAACTTATCTTGAGTAGGAAAAATGGATAGCAAAATCCGATCGTATTACCAACCTGCTCTACTACTAGCCCAAACCCCTTGTAGCAGTATCGGCATTACCGATTCCTGTGGTTCTAGCAGCATGACACATATCAACGAAAGTCAGAATGCTTCGGAAATTCTACAGCTGCTGCACAACGGGCAAGTACTGATGGTCAACAGTCGCCGCAGAAATGGCTTGATCGTGATCAAGCGCTTTCATGCAGAATTTGCCGGACCTGGAGCCGCAGTGGGGGGTTTTTACGATCGCGATTGTCAAGCAGCAATACCAGTCGGGAATCTTTCTTTAGTTACGCCTGAATCTCATGAAGACTGTCAGAAAGCTTACTTAATCCGAAGGCAGTGGATTCGGTTGATGAAGCAAATTACCGAGAAGACAGTTCCCCAGCAACGAGTGCAAAAAATTCTCGAACAATTTGAACAGTATTTTGACACGGAAACTGTAAATCGCGTTTCAGACGAGGCTTTTGCCCTGCTAGTTGGCATTCTGCCCCAAACTGTTGCTATGGTACGCCGACCGAGTGGCATTGAGCGTCGCCGACTTTAAAGTACGGAGTTTAGGAGTTAGGGAAAACTGACAAGATTCTCTCTAAAGTACGAGCATTTTCCTCTGGTGTGCCGATAGTAATTCGCAAGCCGTTGCTAATCTGTCTGACTAACGTACCGCTGGCTTGTAACTGTTGATGCAACTTGCTAAGGGAATCGCTTTCTAGGGCGATCGCATCCTGCTGTAACTGAATAAAAATAAAATTAGCCATACTCGGATAGACTTTGAACTGAGGGCAAGCGGTTAAAGCCTGCATCAGCTTGCTTCTTTCAGATAAAATTTGGGGAATTGCACTTAATAAGGTGTGACGATACTGAAGAGAGATCGCGGCTGCGGCTTGAGAATATGTAGGTAAATTATAAGGGAGACGAATTTTTTCCAAAGTCATAATTAATTCTGGATGCCCGATCGCATAGCCTACCCGATGTGCTGCTAAGCGAAAAGCTTTGGAAAATGTCCGCAGTACAATCCAATTCGGTCGGTGCAATAATTCGCTGGCAACAGTTGTTTGACTAAACTCGAAATAAGCTTCATCAATGACGACTAAAATCTCCTGTGGCAAGCTACGCAACCACTCTAATTCTGCTGTAGTTAAAGCATTAGCTGTAGGTGAATTGGGATGGACGACAAACACAACGCGGATGGGAGGATTTTGCTCGTTCGCGATCGCCAATTTTGCCGCAGCTAGATCGATCTCGAAGTTGTCGGCTTTTCGTCCCACCGCGATCGCGGGAATACCCAAAGTTTGAGCTAAAATTCCATACATCGAAAACGTGGGATTGGCAACTAAAATCGCTCCCTCTCCCTGCAAGCAAGTCGCAATTAACAAAGAACGAATCAGTTCGTCCGAACCATTACCGACAGAAATGTTGGCACTGGTAAAACCAGCATCAGCTAGTACCGCTGACTCACTGGCATACTGGGCGATCGTACTTTTGAGCTGAGCGTGTCCCCCATCAGGATAACGGTTACTCTCCAGTGCGTGTTGATACATCCAGGCAAGCTTGTCTTTCAACTCTTGGGGTAGATCGAACGGACTTTCATTCGTATCTAAGCGATCGAGCGAAATTGACGACTCAACAGCTTTTCCAGATGAGCTGTTGGGATGGGGTTTGTAAGCTGTGAACTGAGCCAGGTCTGAGCGGATGAATGGCAGCATTACTTGCCTGATAACTGACAGAAAGACTTCATTATATCCCAAATCTCAGGCAGGACATTAGCTAAAGCGTGGTCGCTGTCTAGCTCGATTAATTGTACCCAAGGGCGGTGAAGCGCAAAATTGCGGCTAGATTGAACTGGAATCACTTCATCATGAATCCCGTGAAGAATGAGAGTAGGGAGAGGGCGGGATATTTCTGTTTCTCGATACTGGATAGCATCAAGAACGAAATTATAATTTAGAGGTAATAGGCAGTTTTCGCCGTAATGATAGGTCTGTAGATACCTATCTGTCTGCCATTGCTGAAGCTGTGCCGTGCCTAATCGCGGCAGCCAGTGGGTGAGAAATTCAAATGCGGGTGCGAGTAATACTAACCGTTGAATTTGCTGGTAATTCTGCCCCAACCAAGCTGCGGTTAGCCCGCCTAAACTAGAACCAATAACTGTGACAGATGTAGGAAGTGGTGGTAACAGGGTAACAACTTGATGTAACTGCCGCGTGATTGTTAAATGTGAAAAATCGCCCTGATTCAGATCGGGAACGCATAAAGATAGACCGATTTGGGCAAAGCGATCGCATAGATAGACTGCCTTAGCTGACTGAGGGCTAGAGGCAAAACCATGTAGATAGATGAATTTGCTACTCAAGTGACAATTTGTTGTCAAAGTGATTGACAGTTGACAGTTATTGTGATGCAAGCAGATAACTACAAAGCATTAATCGTCTTACCCATCAATTTAACGTTTTCACGTTGACAAATTCATGTCGACCGAGCATTAGACAATTTTAGTATTGAGTAAGTTGACTAAATTCTTGACTAGCGAAGGATTAGCTACCGCAGCAGCATTCGCTCCTACACCGCTGTCCGTCATTATTTCTTCAGTTGTCTCCCCAGACATGAGAGAGGTAGAGACAGAGCCTAATAACCCAACGACCTTCATCCGAAAAGCGATTTGTTGGATGGATTCTAATGGTTGTTGCAACTGCTTGGCGATCGCTTCAATTGAAGTTTTACCATTAACGAGTTCCCATACTTGCCTTTCTTGGGCATCGAGTTGGAATCGCGGCTTAGCAACAACATTCTTATTCAAAATGTCAGATGGGGTTGGCAGTTTTGCTGTAAATGGCTTCCAGTCTCGCAATACCCGCAAACCTAATAAAGTTGCCTCCGCTACTGGCAAGCTCAAACCCGTCATTTCGATTTTCGGTAAAGTCGCTTGCGAATTAAAGCTAAAATGACCCCGCGATAATTTAAATAAAGCGCAGACGGGCTGAATGACTTGAGCGTGAAACAAAACCTGTAATTGTTCGGCATTCAACTGTCCGTTGGTTTTCAACTCAACTCCCAGAGGATGTTCTATGCCATTTGGCTCAGACAAGATATTGAGTAATTCTGGTGCGATCCAGCCCCGCTTATCGATCATTGAGAGCAAGTGCTGATTATCGAGTTGCTCGACTATTGCAACAATACCACCTGCTTGAAACCAGAGATAGCAGCTTTTTCCTAGTTGAGAGTCGTCACTTGGTTCAGGCTCAAGCGAAAGTAAGCCTGTTTGATGAAATTGCTCGATGAATTGAAAAATATTTAGTAAGGAAAATTCTAATAATTGTCCGGTAATTTCCATAATTGGCTGTTCTCAATTTGATTCCCACCCTTGCCAAGTCTTGTGATGTTACTTACATCTTCATTGCTGCGAATGCTGCTAGATAAAAAGAGCTAAAACTTTTATCTAAAAATAGTACAAGCCATTTATAACAACTGTAGTTGTCGAAAATATCCGTGAAATTATTGATATTTGCGATCGAACTTGGCAAGCTTACGCAGATTGTCCACAAATAAGATGGCAAAAAAACAAGCTAGCCGTGATGTGACTAGCTATGAATCAAACTAGAAATGAATTCGACGAAAACAGGGATTAGTCTTACCATTAACGCATGGTGACGAATTCTTCAGCGGTAGAGGGATGGATGCCAACAGTAGCATCGAAATCTTTTTTGGTTGCGCCCATAGTCACGGCGATCGCTACTCCTTGAATAATTTCCGCCGAGTATTCTCCTACCATATGCGCTCCCAAGACTCGTTCGGTCTGAGCATTGACAACTAATTTCATCAGCGTCTTATCAGCAGCACCAGTCAAGCTGTGAAATAGGGGACGAAAACGGGCGCGATAGATTTTGACCCCATCTTCACTCAGTTGGGCGATCGCGTCATCCTCTGTCATGCCGACAGTAGCAGCTTCGGGGGTAGAAAACACCGCTGAGGCAACGGTTTCGTGGTTAAAAGCACGGCGCAGATTGCCAAATTCCGTATCCGCAAAAGCACGACCTTCACCAATAGCGACAGGAGTGAGATTAATCCGGTCGGTACAGTCACCGACTGCAAAGATATTTGGCTGGGAAGTTTGACCAAATTCGTTCACCGCGATCGCATTAGTGGTACTGTAGCCTGGACCTTCTAGAGAACTGGGAACTAAATCTATGCCAGCATTTTCTAAGCCAAGTCCTTCAACATAAGGAGTACGACCAGTTGCAGCTAAAATGACATCGGCAACCACTGGTTCTCGATCCTGCTCGGAAAGAGTCAGCTTTAATCCTTCGGGAACGCGATCGATCGCCGTAACAACATTATCAGCGATTACATGAATTCCGTGATGAATCATGCCTTGCTGAATTTCATTACGGATGTCGCGATCGAATCCTCGTAAAATCAAATCTTTGCGAATAATTTGGGTAACTTCGCAACCCAGACCGCGCATAATACAGGCAAACTCCACCCCAATGTAACCCGCTCCAATAATCGCTATGTGTTTGGGTTTTTCTGGTAGGTGAAACATTTCATTCGAGGTAATGACATGTTCCATACCTGGAATGTCTGGTTTAATCGGACGACCGCCAACGGCAATTAAGATTTTTTCAGCCGTGACTTTGCGCCCGTCTACTTCGATCGTGTGGGGATCTACCAAAGCGGCGCGACTGGGAATTAACTCGACTCCAGCTTTTGCTAAAAAGTTGATATGCAACTGAGAAAGACGGTTCACTTCGTTGTCAATAACAGTGATGAAGTGTTGCCAATCTAAACTTGTCTCGCCAACCTGCCAGCCATAACCCGCAGCATCGTGAAACAAAGCCGGAAACCGAGAACCGTAGACCATGAGTTTTTTTGGAATACAGCCTCGGACGACACAAGTACCACCAACGAGACTTTCTTCTGCGATCGCTACCTTTGCACCGTAGCTAGCTGCCCGTTTAGAAGCTGCCAGTCCTCCAGATCCAGCGCCAATGACAAATAAATCGTAGTCGAATGTCATGAGTCAATATGTTCCTATGGTAGTTGGTAGTTGGTAGTTGGTAGTTGGTAGAAAAATTATCTATCACCTATCAACTAATTTGGTCGCGATATTTAAGTTTGTGGTCAGATAAACTGTTGGAATGGGAGGGTATCTAACAGGCGTACTGTACGGGTTTAAATTTAATCTAACAAGAAGAATTCCTCTCCGGTGGTTGGATGGATGCCAAGGTTTGCGTCAATATCTTGTTTAGCGATGCCTTTTTGGATCGACACTGCCAGACTTTGAATAATCTCAGCAGCATTTTCGCCTACCATATGAGCGCCTAACACGCGATCGCTGCGCCGATCTACCACTAATTTCATCATCGCCTGCTCAGAGCGATCTGTCATGCTGTAAAACAGGGGTTCAAATTGGGTGCAGTAGCATTGCACGGCATCGCCAAATTGTTCGCGTGCTTGCGCTTCTGTCAATCCTACAGCAGCAGCTTCAGGACGGGCAACGACAGCGGTAGGAACGAGAGTGTAATCAATTTGTGGCGATCGCTGGTCAAAAATCATGCGCGCTACTGCCCGACCTTCTGTTCTGGCAACGGGAGTCAATTGCTTGCGATTGGTACAATCACCGACAGCAAAGATATGCGCCTGGTTCGTGCGACTATCGGCATCAACCGCGATCGCGCCTTTTTCATCCAATTCTACCCCAGCGTTTTCTAGACCCAGGTTTTCAGTATTGGGGCTTCTGCCTGTGGCAAAGAGAACGGTATCGACTGTGACGAATTGAGGATCGTCGCCTTCTAAAACAACTTGCAATCCTGTAGCACCTTGTTTGATTTCTTTTGCCGTTGTGTTGCCGAGAAATTGAATTCCTCTTTGATTCAATCCCTGCTGTACGGCAGTACGAACATCGTCATCAAATCCCGATAAAATTGTTTCATCGCGATCCATTAATGTCACTTCGACACCGAAGGCATTCATCATGCTAGAGAATTCCACGCCAATGTAACCGCCACCAACAATTGCTAACTGTCGCGGTAGCTGAGGAAGTTCAAACATTTGACGGGATGTAATTGCATATTCGATCCCTGGAATTTTTGATGGTTTGATGGATTTGCCACCTACCGCAATAATAATTTTGTCAGCCGTAATTTTGCGTCCGTCGATGTCTACGGTATGTGGATCGATAAAAGTTGCTTGACCTCGAATGACATCAATTCCCGCCTGTTGAAACTTGTTTAAAAAAGACTGGCGGCGCTGTTCGATTTGTTGATGAACTGAGGCGATAAAATCAGACCAATCAAAGTAGCGATCGCATTTGCTCCAGCCGTAACTTGCAGCCGCGCGATCGTGTAAGGCAAAATCAGCAGCGTAGACGATAAACTTTTTCGGGATACAACCGCGATTGACGCAAGTACCGCCAATTGCCTCTCGTTCGGCAATTCCAACGCGGACACCGTAAGTTTTAGCTTGTCTTGCAGCGGCTACTCCCCCAGGACCAGCACCAATGATAAACAAGTCATAATCGAAAGCCATAGTGAATTTGAGGAAAAATTTAGGCACAAAGCTCTAAACCTATCGGATTCTCGGCTTTATTTCCTCTCTCTGCGGTCTGTTTTTCCTTTCGATCCCTGCTTGACAAATTTGCCACAACCGCAGTTACAAGCGGTAGCAACGGCAACTGGTTAATTATCGAGCGATCGCGTCTTTCATGTCTTATCCCACAAACTGCTGTGGAGTTTAGGTGGCGATCGCCTTAAATCTCGGTATAGCATTAGAGTCATTTTTTATATATTTGAGTGTTTTTACGCAAACTCGCTATTTTTATATATTTGTTTTTACATAAAACAGACACTATTTGAAGATTAGGTAAAATTACAAATTGTTGAGTAGTCTTTTCAACTTACTTAAACTACGATTGTGGCTGAGTATAGCTAACTTATATCTACATGATCGGCTACTTATCTAAGTTTTTTTATATCCTTGCGGGCAAGAGAAGACAACTAATTTTCCTGATATTCTTCTTTCTCTTGACTTCTCTCATGGAAGCAATAGGAATTGGACTAGTTGGACCCTTTATTGCCTTGGCAAGCAATCCCCAGGTTATCTATCAAAATCCCTGGCTGCATTGGTTTTATACTCAGTCGGGCCTGCAAAATGATAAACATTTTTTATATTTACTAAGTGCAATAACTGTCGGGATTTTATACTTCAAATCCGTCCTAAGTTTTTACGGTCAAAAGTATGTATTTCAATTCTCCTTCAAACAGCAAGGCGAACTTTCAGCAAAGTTACTTCGCTCTTATTTAGCAGCACCTTACACTTTTCATTTAACCCGAAACTCAGCATTATTAATTCAGAATATTGTCAACGAAACTGATAAATTCTGCACTCATTTTATGCTACCTTTTCTTACATCTTTAGCCAATATCACTGTGATATTGGCTTTGATTTTTTTGCTATCGAAGACAAACTTAATAGCAACATTAAGCGTAGCAGCAATTCTTTTACCAGCCTTTGGTTCGATCTACTTTTTCAGATACAAAATTTCACAATGGGGGCAAGAAGCTTCTGAATCTAACACAGAAATGATTCGGATTATCAATCATGGATTAGGAGGACTGAAAGAAACACGTATTATTGGTTGTGAATCTTATTTTGAGAATCAAATGAGAGCGCAGATTGATAAATTTGCTTTTGCACTTAGCTCCTTTCAAGCATTTTCAATTTTACCGCGCATCTTACTGGAAGCTATTCTAGTAACTTTTTTAGTTGGATTTACAATTATATTTTTACTATCTAATCAGAATGCAGAAAACTTAACTTCTGTTCTGGGTGTTTTTGCAATGGCTTCAATTCGCCTGCTGCCATCAGTCAGTAATACAATCTATGCTTTTGGCATCATGAGAAATAGCACTTATTCAGTTGATAAAGTTTATCACGATTTGAAAGAAACAGAAAACCTAGAATTCGAGCGAGGTCAAAAAATACTAGACGAGCTAAGCTTACGCAAGCTATTTGATTCAAAAAGCTATAGCAGATGCTGTCTGCCATTCGAGCAAGAAATTATTTTAGACAAAATTACTTATCGCTATCCTAGCGCCACAGAAACCAATCTCAAAGGAATCTCTTTACACATTAAAAAAGGTCAGTCTATTGGGATAATTGGTAAATCTGGAGCAGGCAAGACAACATTAATTGATGTCATCTTGGGACTTTTGACACCAGAAACAGGAGACATTAAAGTTGATAGTAAAACAATATACAACGATCTGCGCTCCTGGCAAAATCTAATTGGCTACATTCCGCAGTCTATTTTTCTGATCGATGACACAATTGAGAAAAATATTACTTTTGGTGTTCCAGACGATCTGATTGACAAGCCAAGATTAGAGAAAGCTATTCAGTCAGCTCAGTTAGAGGAATTGATCGAGCAACTTCCCGATGGAATCAATACAGTCGTTGGCGAACGGGGAGTACGCCTCTCGGGAGGACAACGCCAGCGCATCGGAATTGCTCGCGTCCTCTATCACGAACGGGAAATTTTGGTGCTAGATGAAGCTACTGCTGCACTGGATCGCGAAACTGAAAGTCTTGTCAGCGAGGCTATTCGCTCTCTCAGTGGTACTAAAACCATGATTATCATAGCTCACCGTCTTTCTACTCTCGAACATTGCGATCGCGTCTATTCGATTGAAAAAGGTCGAGTCGTTAAATCGGGTAGTTATCAAGAAGTTGTTGCGTGCGTATAGATTCTCAAAAGAGCTAGCGATCGAGTATTTGCCTTAAGTTAGGAGATCTTTATAAAGTAAATATAGAGAGACTTTTGGAGAGATGACGATCGTGGCACAGGCTAGAAATGTTCTCGGTAGCGAACTGAAAACTTGTTGCAGCGCTCCTATGACTGGGTATTACCGTGATGGTAAATGTAATACTGGTGCAGGCGATTATGGAGCGCATGTCGTTTGCGCAGAACTAACGGCAGAGTTCTTGAATTTTACCAAGTCACAGGGAAACGATCTCAGCACGCCCGTACCTGAGTTTAACTTCCCTGGCTTAAAACCAGGCGATCGCTGGTGCTTGTGTGCTTCTCGTTGGAAAGAAGCTCTAGATTCTGGTGTTGCACCGCCAATAATTTTACAGTCAACTCATGCATCGGCACTAGAATACGTTTCTCTGAGCGAACTCAGGCAGCACGCTCTCGATCGCGATACAACTAATATGTCTGAATAACACGTCAATCTATTCTCTACTCTCTTGCGATTCGCCACTCGCCAGTCATAGAAGTTGGGGTGGGACAAGTCTTTTGATTAAAATCACACTTGTAGATGAATGGTTCCTGCCAGTGTAAAGGAATTTCTAGCAAGTCTCGCGTCCCAGTCATCCCCTGCCCGATAAAGAGTAATAGCGCGATCGAATTTAAAATAGCATGGACGATCCGCCAGCGATGGGAGCGATCCTGATAGATATCTTGCATAATTGCTAAGGAAAAAATCATTAGCATTGCTGCTGTCAGTCCGATGTAGAAATGAGAGATAAACCATTCGTTATCGCGACGGAAGACACCTTCTTGGAAACCTAGAATTACCAAGCCCATTCCTGTCAAAGTGGCAAACACTCCCCGCCAAAGTTTCTGTTTAGCGCGGTAAAGCAACACCAAAGAGGCTATGGTTGCACCAAACATCAGGGTGATGAAGATAACTTGAAAAGGGTTTTTACTCCAGATTTGGTTAGTTGCAATATGACTAAAAATGGGACGGGCAAGTCCCACAAGTGCCAATCCTACCACGCCCCCAGCCAACCACTTGCCGAATTTATTATGTTCTGTGCCAACTGTCGGGGGAATTTTACTTTTATCGCCCCCTTTAGCTTGCAATCGGCGCTGGCGCGTCTGCCATGCGAAGTTAGCCACGATTCCAATTAAAGGAAAAATGAAGGTAACGGCGATCGCGGGATGCAAAAGTCTCCAAGCATCGAGTAAGTCTACCATACAAAACCTCTGCAACAATAATGAGTTTAATGTGCTAGTCCACTAACAAATGTATGTGGGTTGCAGTATACCCCCATTACTGAAGCCAATCCCGATCGCGATCGAGTTTGAGATGATTCTTGATGCACCGTAATTTGCTACTGCTGTTGCGAGAGTGCATCTAGGGGCGCTTGAGCAATATAACTTACCCGTGAGGGAACTTCAGCTATTGCTCTACGGTCATAGAACTATCTGAATATCCGATTCTTTTTCTACGGCATAACATCGAGTTATTGCTGGTAGATCTCTATTGGAACAGTTAGGAGCAAACAAAATTTCAACTACTAGCTAAAACTTGACATAATAAACGATAATAAAAATTATAATTATTTTACAATTGTGTTACCTAACATGGATTGCTAACAACAATCTAGT contains:
- a CDS encoding GNAT family N-acetyltransferase; the protein is MLTSQPGDRNFHWQVRPAGLEDVSSVAEILADSFHSREGFFGWTYPLLRLGIYEDIRHRIHTTAPHHVCLVAVEKTAQNENIGIYSHDSTLGIAGTVELALRTISLGTAYSFTPYRQSYQYPYLSNLAVHTTRRRQGIAGKLLLSCEQVAKSWGFDDLFLHVLENNHQARQLYLKLGYQLERIDTSWSHWLFQQPRQLLLHKRLKSSNST
- a CDS encoding histidinol-phosphate transaminase, whose product is MLPFIRSDLAQFTAYKPHPNSSSGKAVESSISLDRLDTNESPFDLPQELKDKLAWMYQHALESNRYPDGGHAQLKSTIAQYASESAVLADAGFTSANISVGNGSDELIRSLLIATCLQGEGAILVANPTFSMYGILAQTLGIPAIAVGRKADNFEIDLAAAKLAIANEQNPPIRVVFVVHPNSPTANALTTAELEWLRSLPQEILVVIDEAYFEFSQTTVASELLHRPNWIVLRTFSKAFRLAAHRVGYAIGHPELIMTLEKIRLPYNLPTYSQAAAAISLQYRHTLLSAIPQILSERSKLMQALTACPQFKVYPSMANFIFIQLQQDAIALESDSLSKLHQQLQASGTLVRQISNGLRITIGTPEENARTLERILSVFPNS
- a CDS encoding YqiA/YcfP family alpha/beta fold hydrolase, coding for MSSKFIYLHGFASSPQSAKAVYLCDRFAQIGLSLCVPDLNQGDFSHLTITRQLHQVVTLLPPLPTSVTVIGSSLGGLTAAWLGQNYQQIQRLVLLAPAFEFLTHWLPRLGTAQLQQWQTDRYLQTYHYGENCLLPLNYNFVLDAIQYRETEISRPLPTLILHGIHDEVIPVQSSRNFALHRPWVQLIELDSDHALANVLPEIWDIMKSFCQLSGK
- a CDS encoding DUF4388 domain-containing protein: MEITGQLLEFSLLNIFQFIEQFHQTGLLSLEPEPSDDSQLGKSCYLWFQAGGIVAIVEQLDNQHLLSMIDKRGWIAPELLNILSEPNGIEHPLGVELKTNGQLNAEQLQVLFHAQVIQPVCALFKLSRGHFSFNSQATLPKIEMTGLSLPVAEATLLGLRVLRDWKPFTAKLPTPSDILNKNVVAKPRFQLDAQERQVWELVNGKTSIEAIAKQLQQPLESIQQIAFRMKVVGLLGSVSTSLMSGETTEEIMTDSGVGANAAAVANPSLVKNLVNLLNTKIV
- the gor gene encoding glutathione-disulfide reductase, whose protein sequence is MTFDYDLFVIGAGSGGLAASKRAASYGAKVAIAEESLVGGTCVVRGCIPKKLMVYGSRFPALFHDAAGYGWQVGETSLDWQHFITVIDNEVNRLSQLHINFLAKAGVELIPSRAALVDPHTIEVDGRKVTAEKILIAVGGRPIKPDIPGMEHVITSNEMFHLPEKPKHIAIIGAGYIGVEFACIMRGLGCEVTQIIRKDLILRGFDRDIRNEIQQGMIHHGIHVIADNVVTAIDRVPEGLKLTLSEQDREPVVADVILAATGRTPYVEGLGLENAGIDLVPSSLEGPGYSTTNAIAVNEFGQTSQPNIFAVGDCTDRINLTPVAIGEGRAFADTEFGNLRRAFNHETVASAVFSTPEAATVGMTEDDAIAQLSEDGVKIYRARFRPLFHSLTGAADKTLMKLVVNAQTERVLGAHMVGEYSAEIIQGVAIAVTMGATKKDFDATVGIHPSTAEEFVTMR
- the gorA gene encoding glutathione-disulfide reductase; its protein translation is MAFDYDLFIIGAGPGGVAAARQAKTYGVRVGIAEREAIGGTCVNRGCIPKKFIVYAADFALHDRAAASYGWSKCDRYFDWSDFIASVHQQIEQRRQSFLNKFQQAGIDVIRGQATFIDPHTVDIDGRKITADKIIIAVGGKSIKPSKIPGIEYAITSRQMFELPQLPRQLAIVGGGYIGVEFSSMMNAFGVEVTLMDRDETILSGFDDDVRTAVQQGLNQRGIQFLGNTTAKEIKQGATGLQVVLEGDDPQFVTVDTVLFATGRSPNTENLGLENAGVELDEKGAIAVDADSRTNQAHIFAVGDCTNRKQLTPVARTEGRAVARMIFDQRSPQIDYTLVPTAVVARPEAAAVGLTEAQAREQFGDAVQCYCTQFEPLFYSMTDRSEQAMMKLVVDRRSDRVLGAHMVGENAAEIIQSLAVSIQKGIAKQDIDANLGIHPTTGEEFFLLD
- a CDS encoding ABC transporter ATP-binding protein; its protein translation is MEAIGIGLVGPFIALASNPQVIYQNPWLHWFYTQSGLQNDKHFLYLLSAITVGILYFKSVLSFYGQKYVFQFSFKQQGELSAKLLRSYLAAPYTFHLTRNSALLIQNIVNETDKFCTHFMLPFLTSLANITVILALIFLLSKTNLIATLSVAAILLPAFGSIYFFRYKISQWGQEASESNTEMIRIINHGLGGLKETRIIGCESYFENQMRAQIDKFAFALSSFQAFSILPRILLEAILVTFLVGFTIIFLLSNQNAENLTSVLGVFAMASIRLLPSVSNTIYAFGIMRNSTYSVDKVYHDLKETENLEFERGQKILDELSLRKLFDSKSYSRCCLPFEQEIILDKITYRYPSATETNLKGISLHIKKGQSIGIIGKSGAGKTTLIDVILGLLTPETGDIKVDSKTIYNDLRSWQNLIGYIPQSIFLIDDTIEKNITFGVPDDLIDKPRLEKAIQSAQLEELIEQLPDGINTVVGERGVRLSGGQRQRIGIARVLYHEREILVLDEATAALDRETESLVSEAIRSLSGTKTMIIIAHRLSTLEHCDRVYSIEKGRVVKSGSYQEVVACV
- a CDS encoding DUF2237 family protein, with the translated sequence MAQARNVLGSELKTCCSAPMTGYYRDGKCNTGAGDYGAHVVCAELTAEFLNFTKSQGNDLSTPVPEFNFPGLKPGDRWCLCASRWKEALDSGVAPPIILQSTHASALEYVSLSELRQHALDRDTTNMSE
- a CDS encoding DUF4079 domain-containing protein, whose protein sequence is MVDLLDAWRLLHPAIAVTFIFPLIGIVANFAWQTRQRRLQAKGGDKSKIPPTVGTEHNKFGKWLAGGVVGLALVGLARPIFSHIATNQIWSKNPFQVIFITLMFGATIASLVLLYRAKQKLWRGVFATLTGMGLVILGFQEGVFRRDNEWFISHFYIGLTAAMLMIFSLAIMQDIYQDRSHRWRIVHAILNSIALLLFIGQGMTGTRDLLEIPLHWQEPFIYKCDFNQKTCPTPTSMTGEWRIARE